The Actinomyces sp. oral taxon 414 genome has a segment encoding these proteins:
- a CDS encoding 6-phosphofructokinase encodes MATKRIGILTAGGDAPGLNAAIRGLGKAAIQEHGWKLIGFRDGMRGLAENRFTELDGASLSGILTIGGTMLGTSRDKVHRMVVDGQARDMIPTIVENYEKDRLDALVCLGGGGTAKNAKRLMDAGLNVLHLPKTIDNDIVGTDTSFGFATALEIATEAVDRLHSTAHSHHRIILTEIMGHRAGWLALGAGIAGGADVILLPEIPYDVDAIAERIERRRSRGSTFSVVAVAEGALNKADREEIEHAEALVKDASTPEAKAAAKRGVKRLEASHRANTFTLAEQLEERTGLEARVTILGYVQRGGTPNAADRLLGTRLGVAGARAIAEGKFGVMVGDRGQGTELVPLKQVAGKVKYVPRDHEWIRAARAVGTALGD; translated from the coding sequence ATGGCAACCAAGCGCATCGGGATCCTGACCGCGGGCGGGGACGCCCCTGGACTCAACGCCGCCATCCGCGGCCTGGGAAAGGCGGCGATCCAGGAGCACGGCTGGAAGCTCATCGGCTTCCGCGACGGCATGCGGGGCCTGGCCGAGAACCGCTTCACCGAGCTCGACGGCGCCTCGCTGTCGGGCATCCTCACCATCGGCGGCACCATGCTGGGCACGAGCCGCGACAAGGTCCACCGCATGGTCGTCGACGGCCAGGCCCGCGACATGATCCCCACCATCGTCGAGAACTACGAGAAGGACCGCCTCGACGCGCTCGTGTGCCTGGGCGGGGGCGGCACCGCCAAGAACGCCAAGCGCCTCATGGACGCCGGCCTCAACGTCCTGCACCTGCCCAAGACGATCGACAACGACATCGTCGGCACCGACACCTCCTTCGGCTTCGCCACGGCGCTGGAGATCGCCACCGAGGCCGTCGACCGCCTCCACTCCACCGCGCACTCCCACCACCGCATCATCCTCACCGAGATCATGGGCCACCGGGCCGGCTGGCTCGCCTTGGGGGCCGGCATCGCCGGGGGCGCCGACGTCATCCTCCTGCCGGAGATCCCCTACGACGTCGACGCCATCGCCGAGCGGATCGAGCGCCGCCGCTCCCGCGGGTCGACCTTCTCCGTCGTCGCCGTCGCCGAGGGCGCGCTCAACAAGGCCGACCGCGAGGAGATCGAGCACGCCGAGGCCCTGGTCAAGGACGCCTCGACCCCGGAGGCCAAGGCCGCCGCCAAGCGCGGGGTCAAGCGCCTGGAGGCCTCGCACCGCGCCAACACCTTCACCCTGGCCGAGCAGCTGGAGGAGCGCACCGGGCTGGAGGCGCGCGTGACCATCCTGGGCTACGTCCAGCGCGGCGGCACCCCCAACGCGGCGGACCGGCTGCTGGGCACGCGCCTGGGCGTGGCCGGGGCGCGGGCTATCGCCGAGGGCAAGTTCGGCGTCATGGTCGGCGACCGCGGCCAGGGCACCGAGCTCGTGCCCCTCAAGCAGGTGGCCGGGAAGGTCAAGTACGTGCCCCGCGATCACGAGTGGATCCGGGCGGCGCGGGCCGTGGGCACCGCCCTGGGCGACTGA
- a CDS encoding RNA polymerase-binding protein RbpA: MADRALRGMTIGAKSMESEDGVEFAERQMITYECPLAHVTTVPMSTEAEVPQTWECPECGQVAALRGEEEPEDDEPKKAPRTHWDMLLERRSIDELKVLLDERLTLLRSGEIYRRRF, from the coding sequence ATGGCAGACCGCGCACTGCGGGGCATGACCATCGGCGCGAAGTCGATGGAGTCCGAGGACGGCGTGGAGTTCGCCGAGCGGCAGATGATCACCTACGAGTGCCCCCTGGCCCACGTGACGACGGTCCCGATGTCCACCGAGGCCGAGGTCCCCCAGACCTGGGAGTGCCCCGAGTGCGGCCAAGTCGCGGCCCTGCGCGGCGAGGAGGAGCCGGAGGACGACGAGCCGAAGAAGGCTCCCCGCACCCACTGGGACATGCTGCTGGAGCGCCGCAGCATCGACGAGCTCAAGGTCCTCCTCGACGAGCGGCTCACGCTGCTCCGCTCCGGGGAGATCTACCGGCGGCGCTTCTGA
- a CDS encoding polyprenol monophosphomannose synthase: MKVLVVIPTYNEIESLPGALDRVRAAVPEANILVVDDSSPDGTGALADSRAGEDERIHVLHRKEKNGLGPAYLAGFSWALASGYELIVEMDADGSHRAEDLALLVQRAQMADEPDLVIGSRWVSGGATEGWDAKRVLLSRAGNLYINAMLGMRVRDATAGFRVYRASILRRLDLGAVEALGYGFQVNMTKLVADIGGRIVEMPITFLEREAGESKLSGGIFGEELRLVTKWGLRKRGGQLLRAIERGEQWLMDARDERAARRADQKRRR; this comes from the coding sequence GTGAAGGTCCTCGTCGTCATCCCCACCTACAACGAGATCGAGTCGCTGCCCGGCGCCCTCGACCGAGTCCGCGCCGCCGTGCCCGAGGCGAACATCCTCGTCGTGGACGACTCCTCGCCGGACGGCACCGGCGCGCTGGCCGACTCTCGCGCCGGTGAGGACGAGCGCATCCACGTCCTGCACCGCAAGGAGAAGAACGGGCTGGGCCCGGCCTACCTGGCGGGCTTCTCCTGGGCGCTGGCCAGCGGCTACGAGCTCATCGTCGAGATGGACGCCGACGGCTCCCACCGGGCCGAGGACCTGGCCCTGCTCGTCCAGCGCGCGCAGATGGCCGACGAGCCCGACCTGGTCATCGGCTCGCGCTGGGTGTCGGGAGGGGCCACCGAGGGCTGGGACGCCAAGCGCGTCCTGCTCTCGCGGGCCGGCAACCTCTACATCAACGCCATGCTCGGCATGCGCGTCAGGGACGCCACCGCCGGCTTCCGCGTCTACCGGGCCTCGATCCTGCGGCGCCTGGACCTGGGGGCCGTGGAGGCCCTGGGCTACGGCTTTCAGGTCAATATGACCAAGCTCGTGGCGGACATCGGCGGGCGGATCGTCGAGATGCCCATCACCTTCCTGGAGCGCGAGGCGGGGGAGTCCAAGCTGTCCGGGGGCATCTTCGGCGAGGAGCTGCGCCTGGTGACCAAGTGGGGCCTGCGCAAGCGCGGCGGCCAGCTGCTGCGCGCCATCGAGCGCGGGGAGCAGTGGCTCATGGACGCGCGCGACGAGCGCGCCGCGCGCAGGGCGGATCAGAAGCGCCGCCGGTAG
- a CDS encoding GNAT family N-acetyltransferase, producing MIPLLTERLRLRALTPDDLDFVRRLHANPDLVRFIPSAITPDEATVRRHLEYFMSLADHPVQGFSLIELRGADDDGRAVAGTAVGLIMIKPIPPSGGGEATVLEIGWRQVAEHCGHGYVTEAARAVLDAVHRAGVERLVAVADPENLASQRVAVRIGMERVGPTTEFYDAETVLFRSTRPRDPRTAGLPAGWELLPAEECALLRSAEVS from the coding sequence ATGATTCCGCTGCTCACCGAACGATTGCGCCTGCGGGCCCTCACCCCCGACGACCTCGACTTCGTGCGGCGGCTGCACGCCAATCCCGACCTCGTCCGCTTCATCCCCTCCGCGATCACGCCGGACGAGGCCACGGTGCGCCGGCACCTGGAGTACTTCATGAGCCTGGCGGACCATCCCGTTCAGGGCTTCAGCCTCATCGAGCTGCGCGGCGCCGACGACGACGGACGGGCAGTGGCGGGAACCGCCGTCGGGCTCATTATGATCAAGCCGATTCCGCCCTCGGGCGGGGGAGAGGCGACGGTGCTGGAGATCGGCTGGCGGCAGGTGGCCGAGCACTGCGGGCACGGCTATGTCACCGAGGCCGCGCGGGCCGTCCTCGACGCCGTGCACCGCGCGGGGGTGGAGCGCCTCGTCGCCGTCGCGGACCCGGAGAACCTCGCCTCGCAGCGCGTGGCGGTTCGCATCGGCATGGAGCGGGTCGGGCCCACCACGGAGTTCTACGATGCTGAGACCGTGCTCTTCCGCTCCACCCGCCCCCGCGATCCGCGGACGGCCGGGCTGCCCGCGGGGTGGGAGCTGCTCCCGGCGGAGGAGTGCGCCCTCCTGCGGTCCGCAGAGGTCTCTTGA
- a CDS encoding GNAT family N-acetyltransferase has product MYELVAPAARYRDSFLRAVAEGGEGILTGRWCERGDQLSSPGVLEELLAQLEAEEHDPPPGWVPALHRWIVDGPDYLGRITLRAGLTPPLEQAIGQIGYAVRPSARGRGVATWALGTMLGVAAGRGMDRILITCDDDNSISAAVIEHHGGVLEDRRRLPGGPLRRRYWIDLRPSA; this is encoded by the coding sequence GTGTACGAACTCGTCGCCCCCGCCGCCCGCTACCGGGACTCCTTCCTCCGCGCCGTCGCCGAGGGCGGTGAGGGGATCCTCACCGGACGCTGGTGCGAGCGCGGGGACCAGCTCTCCTCCCCCGGGGTGCTCGAGGAGCTGCTCGCCCAGCTCGAGGCCGAAGAGCACGACCCGCCGCCGGGGTGGGTGCCCGCGCTGCACCGCTGGATCGTGGACGGCCCGGACTACCTCGGGCGGATCACCCTGCGCGCCGGCCTGACTCCCCCGCTGGAGCAGGCCATCGGGCAGATCGGCTACGCGGTGCGCCCCAGCGCGCGGGGGCGGGGCGTGGCCACCTGGGCGCTCGGCACCATGCTCGGCGTCGCCGCCGGACGCGGCATGGATCGCATCCTGATCACCTGCGACGACGACAATTCCATCTCCGCCGCCGTCATCGAGCACCACGGCGGGGTCCTGGAGGACCGCCGCCGGCTGCCCGGCGGGCCGCTACGCCGCCGCTACTGGATCGACCTGCGCCCGAGCGCCTGA
- a CDS encoding IS630 family transposase: protein MIAVMEAVVVEEHEWSALQVHKAKSPYKLMRRKSEAILMLSEGVGVDVVARLVERATRTVMEWVRDWRRDRLSSICTGHVGNNNASKISQEQEKEILEALSRPPSEQGIEAEFWNIHDLAGWMHERFGIEYASESSYRSLLHMAGLSFHLPEEVDQRRADETQVEARMAKIHAKIAKIKGKKQDGQDGQEEDEGQRGSEKNECENEKTDDAEKGDEDVIVVSADEVRIEHEAITRRAWCKKGARTRIRVDRKRQSQSYIGFLHEADGSVDLMRLDWQNTSNIVKALTDLTLKYPDKTIVVVWDNAGWHKSKKLREYLGKGNILERIHLINLPPYSPNKNPIERVWGEGKRSISNRQCAHFEDTRNAFEIFIRSNKFPYRLTK, encoded by the coding sequence ATGATTGCGGTTATGGAAGCGGTAGTGGTCGAGGAGCATGAGTGGTCGGCTCTTCAAGTGCACAAGGCGAAATCCCCGTATAAGCTGATGAGGCGCAAGTCGGAGGCGATTCTCATGCTGTCGGAGGGAGTCGGCGTCGATGTCGTGGCGCGGCTGGTGGAGCGCGCCACCAGGACGGTCATGGAGTGGGTGAGGGATTGGAGGAGGGATCGGTTGTCGTCCATTTGCACCGGGCATGTCGGCAACAACAACGCCTCCAAGATCTCCCAGGAGCAGGAGAAGGAGATCCTGGAGGCGCTGTCGCGCCCCCCGTCGGAGCAGGGCATTGAGGCGGAGTTCTGGAATATTCACGATCTGGCGGGCTGGATGCACGAACGCTTCGGCATCGAGTACGCCTCCGAATCCTCCTACCGCTCTTTGCTCCACATGGCGGGGTTGTCCTTCCACCTGCCCGAGGAGGTGGACCAGCGCCGCGCCGACGAGACCCAGGTCGAGGCCCGCATGGCGAAGATCCACGCCAAGATCGCCAAGATCAAGGGGAAGAAGCAGGACGGGCAGGACGGGCAGGAGGAGGACGAGGGGCAGCGGGGGAGTGAGAAGAATGAGTGCGAGAACGAGAAGACGGACGATGCGGAGAAGGGGGATGAGGATGTCATCGTGGTGTCCGCGGACGAGGTGAGGATCGAGCACGAGGCCATTACTCGCAGGGCCTGGTGCAAGAAGGGCGCCAGGACCAGGATCAGGGTCGATCGGAAACGGCAGTCCCAGAGCTATATCGGATTCCTCCACGAGGCGGACGGGAGCGTGGACCTCATGCGACTGGACTGGCAGAACACCTCCAACATCGTGAAGGCCCTGACCGATCTGACCCTGAAGTACCCGGACAAGACGATCGTCGTGGTGTGGGACAACGCCGGATGGCACAAGTCGAAGAAACTGAGGGAGTACCTGGGGAAGGGCAATATCCTGGAGAGGATCCATCTCATCAACCTGCCGCCCTACAGCCCCAATAAGAACCCCATCGAACGCGTCTGGGGAGAAGGCAAGAGATCCATCAGCAACCGACAGTGCGCCCACTTCGAGGACACCCGCAACGCATTCGAGATCTTCATCAGGAGCAACAAATTCCCATACCGCCTCACAAAATGA
- a CDS encoding DJ-1/PfpI family protein: MAGVDARTVSVILFDGFELLDVFGPVEMLHLAPGVTIDYAGPTAGPVASSQGCRVVAGCGYEDLVEPDIVLVPGGGGTRRLVDDVRFLGRLAEIGRRARLVVSVCTGSALLAAAGLLDGRRATSNKRSFAWASGFGSSVTWEPRARWVHDGDRWTSSGVAAGMDMTAALIGELYGAAQMCAIAERIEYEPRTDPARDPFTRLHGPQ, translated from the coding sequence GTGGCTGGAGTTGATGCGCGCACGGTCTCGGTGATCCTCTTCGACGGGTTCGAACTGCTCGACGTCTTCGGACCCGTCGAGATGCTCCATCTGGCTCCGGGCGTCACCATCGACTACGCGGGCCCCACCGCGGGGCCGGTGGCGAGCTCGCAGGGCTGCCGGGTCGTGGCGGGGTGCGGATACGAGGATCTGGTCGAACCGGATATCGTCCTCGTGCCCGGAGGCGGCGGCACGCGCAGGCTGGTCGACGACGTGCGGTTCCTCGGCCGGCTCGCGGAGATCGGGCGCCGGGCCCGCCTCGTCGTCTCCGTGTGCACCGGCTCGGCGCTGCTCGCGGCAGCCGGCCTGCTCGACGGCCGCCGGGCGACGAGCAACAAGCGCTCCTTCGCGTGGGCCAGCGGGTTCGGCTCCTCGGTGACGTGGGAGCCCCGGGCCCGATGGGTTCACGACGGCGACCGGTGGACCTCCTCGGGCGTGGCCGCGGGCATGGACATGACGGCGGCGCTCATCGGCGAGCTCTACGGCGCCGCACAGATGTGCGCGATCGCGGAGCGGATCGAGTACGAGCCCCGCACCGACCCCGCCCGGGACCCCTTCACCCGACTTCACGGTCCGCAGTGA
- a CDS encoding transposase family protein: MPGGRLVWASDLYPGSMHDVAALDASGLMDGLDPSGWIGDKGYVGRGMITPHKKPPNGELSEAAKKENRSVNRIRQVVERTIAHIKSWRILHTPYRRPLETFEQTITAALALYSFTTTP; encoded by the coding sequence CTGCCGGGCGGGCGCCTGGTGTGGGCCTCCGACCTTTATCCGGGGTCCATGCACGACGTGGCCGCCCTGGACGCCTCCGGACTGATGGACGGGCTGGACCCCTCCGGGTGGATCGGCGACAAGGGCTATGTGGGAAGAGGGATGATCACGCCCCATAAGAAGCCCCCCAATGGCGAACTGAGCGAGGCGGCCAAGAAGGAGAACAGGAGCGTCAACAGGATCCGCCAGGTGGTCGAGCGCACCATCGCCCACATCAAGTCCTGGAGAATCCTCCACACGCCCTACCGCCGACCCCTGGAAACATTCGAGCAGACCATCACTGCGGCACTCGCACTATATTCCTTCACGACCACCCCCTGA
- the lnt gene encoding apolipoprotein N-acyltransferase, translated as MALGAGLILAAAFPPLGLWWTAPIALAALNLLVAGRGMWAGAGLGLVFGLGLFAPLLHFAAVAMGNAVGWAALTAVESLYLAALGAGWALVSRLPAVEEGPRAALWRVTAFALLWCGAEELRSSWPWGGLPFGRLAFAMADSPALPFAAYGGSVGLGLLVALSGGCLAELVAQARRRTLVPGLAAAAAAGTLLLSPLVLPVESAPQDGTMRVAAVQGNVAEDFENAFERALEVTGNHAEATEQLAARVGAGAVDVVVWPENAADLDPRDHPRTAALVEGAARAAGAPVLVGAVAYEGDVRYNDMVVWTPGSGAGHYYRKHRPVPFAEYIPMRHLVRRFSSQVDRIGTDMAPGTGPQTLTVRAAVQGRDITLAMGICFEVAYDDVLREGVAQGGELIVIPTNNASFLHSSEAAQQLAQGRVQAVIHGRSVVQASTVGITAIISPRGVVEQQTRPYTQASLVADVGLRTSLTVADRLGDWPARTAQVGAAALAVVGILVDARRRLGRALQSRRR; from the coding sequence ATGGCGCTCGGCGCCGGGCTGATCCTCGCCGCCGCCTTCCCGCCCCTGGGCCTGTGGTGGACCGCGCCGATCGCCCTGGCCGCCCTGAACCTGCTCGTCGCCGGACGCGGAATGTGGGCGGGCGCCGGACTCGGCCTCGTCTTCGGCCTGGGCCTGTTCGCCCCCCTGCTCCACTTCGCGGCCGTGGCCATGGGCAACGCGGTGGGCTGGGCGGCCCTGACCGCGGTCGAGTCCCTCTACCTGGCGGCCCTGGGGGCGGGATGGGCGCTGGTCTCCCGGCTGCCCGCCGTCGAGGAGGGCCCTCGGGCGGCCCTGTGGCGGGTGACGGCTTTCGCCCTGCTGTGGTGCGGGGCGGAGGAGCTGCGCTCGAGCTGGCCGTGGGGCGGCCTGCCCTTCGGCCGCCTCGCCTTCGCCATGGCCGACTCCCCGGCCCTGCCCTTCGCCGCCTACGGCGGATCGGTCGGCCTGGGCCTCCTGGTCGCCCTGAGCGGCGGCTGCCTGGCCGAACTCGTCGCCCAGGCGCGACGGCGCACCCTCGTGCCGGGCCTGGCCGCGGCCGCCGCCGCAGGCACCCTGCTGCTCAGCCCCCTGGTCCTGCCCGTCGAATCCGCCCCGCAGGACGGCACCATGCGCGTGGCGGCCGTCCAGGGCAATGTCGCCGAGGACTTCGAAAACGCCTTCGAGCGCGCCCTGGAAGTGACCGGCAACCACGCCGAAGCCACCGAGCAGCTCGCAGCCCGGGTCGGCGCCGGCGCCGTCGACGTCGTCGTCTGGCCCGAGAACGCCGCCGACCTGGACCCCCGCGACCACCCGCGCACCGCCGCACTCGTCGAGGGGGCGGCCCGGGCCGCGGGCGCCCCCGTCCTGGTCGGCGCAGTCGCCTACGAGGGCGACGTGCGCTACAACGACATGGTCGTATGGACGCCCGGCAGCGGCGCCGGGCACTACTACCGCAAGCACCGGCCCGTGCCCTTCGCCGAGTACATCCCCATGCGCCACCTGGTGCGGCGCTTTTCCAGCCAGGTCGACCGCATCGGTACCGACATGGCGCCGGGGACCGGGCCCCAGACCCTCACGGTGCGCGCCGCCGTCCAGGGCCGCGACATCACCCTGGCCATGGGGATCTGCTTCGAAGTCGCCTACGACGACGTCCTGCGCGAAGGCGTCGCCCAGGGCGGCGAACTCATCGTCATCCCCACGAACAACGCCAGCTTCCTGCACTCCTCCGAGGCCGCCCAACAGCTCGCCCAGGGGCGCGTACAGGCCGTGATCCACGGCCGAAGCGTGGTCCAGGCCTCCACGGTCGGCATCACCGCCATCATCAGCCCACGGGGCGTCGTCGAGCAGCAGACTCGCCCCTACACGCAGGCGAGCCTCGTGGCCGACGTCGGACTGCGGACCTCGCTGACCGTGGCCGACCGCCTGGGGGACTGGCCCGCCCGGACCGCGCAGGTCGGCGCCGCTGCGCTGGCCGTCGTGGGTATCCTGGTGGACGCACGGCGACGCCTGGGCCGAGCGCTGCAGTCGCGCCGTCGGTGA
- a CDS encoding DUF808 family protein: MSGFFALLDDIATLAKLTLSTLDDTASMAVKTTAKVSAAAVDDVAATPQYVTGITPDRELPIIRRIALGSLRNKLLVILPVGLLLSWLAPAVLPVALVAGGMYLCLEGGEKVLGGALGPEHADDEDQPKDEDAVVRRAVTTDMVLSTEIMLLALAQVQGESSLRRVVVLVLIALLITFAVYGLVGALIKLDDAGIHLARRSRIPAGRWTGRAIVRAAPVVFKILGVLGTVAMLWVGGQILAHSLAELGLTGPHHLIARAADLSGNPVLSWLLGTGAALVLGLLVGSVLAALAALAARVRRPATGA, translated from the coding sequence ATGTCCGGTTTCTTCGCCCTCCTGGACGACATCGCCACACTCGCCAAGCTGACGCTGTCCACCCTCGACGACACCGCCTCAATGGCGGTCAAGACCACCGCGAAGGTCTCGGCGGCCGCCGTCGACGACGTCGCCGCCACCCCGCAGTACGTCACCGGCATCACCCCCGACCGGGAGCTGCCGATCATCAGGAGGATCGCGCTCGGGTCCCTGCGCAACAAGCTGCTCGTCATCCTGCCCGTCGGCCTGCTGCTCAGCTGGCTGGCGCCGGCCGTCCTGCCGGTCGCCCTCGTCGCGGGCGGAATGTACCTGTGCCTCGAGGGCGGGGAGAAGGTCCTGGGAGGGGCGCTCGGCCCGGAGCACGCCGACGACGAGGACCAGCCCAAGGACGAGGACGCCGTCGTGCGCCGGGCGGTGACCACCGACATGGTCCTGTCCACCGAGATCATGCTCCTGGCGCTGGCGCAGGTTCAGGGCGAGTCCTCGCTGCGGCGCGTCGTCGTGCTGGTCCTCATCGCCCTCCTCATCACTTTCGCCGTCTACGGCCTGGTCGGGGCGCTCATCAAGCTCGACGACGCCGGAATCCACCTGGCGCGGCGCTCGCGCATCCCGGCGGGGCGGTGGACGGGGCGGGCCATTGTGCGTGCCGCGCCCGTCGTGTTCAAGATCCTCGGGGTTCTCGGAACGGTCGCGATGCTGTGGGTCGGCGGTCAGATCCTCGCCCACAGCCTCGCAGAGCTCGGGCTGACCGGGCCCCACCACCTCATCGCCCGCGCGGCCGATCTGAGCGGCAACCCGGTCCTGTCATGGCTGCTGGGCACCGGCGCCGCCCTCGTCCTCGGCCTTCTGGTCGGGTCGGTGCTCGCAGCCTTGGCCGCGCTGGCGGCGCGGGTGCGGCGGCCCGCGACCGGCGCGTGA